Proteins from one Clostridium cellulovorans 743B genomic window:
- a CDS encoding PRD domain-containing protein, protein MRGFTVIKPFNNNVILGFDRDKDKECVMVGRGIGFSVVKGQEFYDREKIERIYYIEDDENKAKLNSLYRNVDSSLIGATEEAISYISKVTESDLGKIIHITLLDHLAFTIERIKNGIKIGNPFLYETKVLYEKEFSIAEDVLEIINDRMNLELPKAEVGFIAMHIHAALNNQKSSSVATNAYIIQEMITVIENNLNILIDRESISYMRLLTHLRFAIDRINKKLPIENILLDSIKTQLKDSYMVAIAVADYVKENFNLVMPEEEIGYIAVHIGNIKLRQK, encoded by the coding sequence ATGAGGGGATTTACTGTTATCAAGCCTTTTAATAATAATGTAATTTTAGGTTTTGATAGAGACAAAGATAAAGAGTGTGTTATGGTTGGTAGAGGAATTGGTTTTTCAGTAGTAAAAGGCCAGGAGTTTTATGATAGAGAAAAAATAGAAAGAATATACTATATTGAAGATGATGAGAATAAAGCTAAACTAAATAGTTTATATAGGAATGTTGATAGTTCTTTAATTGGTGCTACAGAAGAAGCCATTTCATATATTTCAAAAGTAACAGAAAGTGATTTAGGTAAAATAATTCATATAACTTTGTTAGACCATTTAGCTTTCACAATTGAAAGAATTAAGAATGGGATAAAGATAGGAAATCCTTTTTTATATGAAACTAAGGTTTTATATGAAAAGGAATTTAGCATAGCAGAGGATGTGCTAGAAATCATAAATGATAGAATGAACTTAGAACTACCAAAGGCAGAGGTAGGATTTATAGCGATGCATATACATGCAGCCTTAAATAATCAAAAGTCATCTTCTGTAGCAACAAATGCATACATTATACAAGAGATGATAACTGTAATAGAAAATAATTTGAATATTTTAATAGATAGAGAATCAATTTCTTACATGAGACTTTTGACGCATCTTAGATTTGCTATAGATAGAATAAATAAAAAGCTTCCAATAGAAAATATTCTTCTTGACTCCATAAAAACTCAATTAAAGGACTCTTATATGGTTGCAATAGCTGTTGCAGATTATGTAAAAGAAAACTTTAATCTTGTAATGCCAGAAGAAGAGATTGGATATATAGCCGTTCATATAGGGAATATTAAATTAAGACAAAAATGA
- a CDS encoding cold-shock protein produces MSTYTGVVKWFDNERGYGFISGNEGMDAYVHHSQVKEKTHNKDLHEGESVKYDMVETNKRPMAINVQKL; encoded by the coding sequence ATGAGCACATATACAGGTGTAGTTAAATGGTTTGATAATGAAAGAGGTTATGGATTTATTTCAGGTAATGAAGGTATGGATGCTTATGTTCACCATTCTCAAGTAAAGGAAAAGACTCATAATAAAGACCTTCATGAAGGTGAGTCCGTAAAATATGATATGGTAGAGACAAATAAAAGACCTATGGCAATAAATGTACAGAAGTTATAG
- a CDS encoding tetratricopeptide repeat protein, translating to MPKIQPTKIMNKHHITAVKQFTDRKHYIEAFWNCIYSIQNDDTKVLVYYGVSGIGKSSLRKKLQHEIEIKDENILWGFIDFDVRQHRDVDNALLFLRTELSRKYKISFNLFDFAYAYYLKKASPQMSFTEKSIPFLEEGSLVTDIIATFGDMPLVGIPVKILAVLDKVNNKYKDWINQKRINDILDMSLKEPKELLEYLPVYFAEDLKNYASEKNGKIVIFLDTYEALNSSNKGEKSYFQIDEWIRDVLIPNLPGGLFVILGREKLKWQDINSQWAECIEQHLVGTLADVDSRSFLVYSGIKENEIINSIIEISEGHPYFLDLCVDTYEAIKKGKKPTKEDFLNNNKIQLFEKFMQYLQYHERETLKVLSVPRFWNSEIFELLIKEYNTGYPIMGLDEFCNFSFISERALKDTWEMHSLMRKSLNEYQKNEQLIEVHKVMFKYYSKKLKNVADKTQEIYLNEAYYHGSKFLKKDEFGEWFLDKSDYFFKMGNILFLKHLYEKFFQEVKDETNIHNFSFLLAQSSYRLGKIYISLGSYLKAEEILKYAEIHVDKAENLSIIGLLAVLYKDTYKDKESEKYFQKYISNYNELRRENLDIYNSIAKIKILINYGKLKVYLSEYEDALDIYNKVVLEIEDLLKEKYHIYTLLSYKADALEKLGEVNERMRNYSISGKLYKKAIKIYDYIINEHELHQEEGWDLIYLLNNKGMVYKRLAEYYVEIGKSENAKHSYRRALESYEYSKEKSCENIDTYKKIGFAARGLLRQLVNDGSEKKQIEKTFYKCEEGFMKALELSPKDVSAIHSMGGAYMILGKSYEKEMNYFKSLELYDKALRYSSEAIGIQPDYLYAYDGKAEILIHKAEIYSKMNDVEKALSLYKEGLIVLEEILKKTPKACYALEKKELIKRMICELKSSNKFDKVNT from the coding sequence ATGCCTAAAATACAACCTACAAAAATAATGAATAAACATCATATTACAGCTGTTAAGCAGTTTACTGATCGGAAACATTATATAGAAGCCTTTTGGAATTGTATATACAGTATACAGAATGATGATACAAAAGTACTAGTTTACTACGGAGTAAGCGGAATTGGTAAAAGTAGTTTAAGGAAGAAGTTACAACATGAAATAGAGATAAAAGATGAAAATATACTGTGGGGTTTTATAGATTTTGATGTTAGACAACATAGAGATGTTGACAATGCATTATTATTTTTGAGAACTGAACTAAGTAGGAAGTATAAAATAAGTTTCAATTTATTTGATTTTGCTTACGCGTATTATTTGAAAAAAGCAAGTCCTCAAATGTCTTTTACTGAAAAGTCTATACCATTTCTTGAAGAAGGTTCTTTGGTTACTGATATCATAGCAACATTTGGTGACATGCCATTAGTGGGGATTCCGGTAAAAATTCTTGCTGTTTTAGATAAAGTAAATAACAAATATAAAGACTGGATAAATCAAAAGAGAATAAATGATATATTAGATATGTCTTTGAAAGAACCAAAAGAGTTATTAGAATATTTACCTGTTTATTTTGCGGAAGATTTAAAAAACTATGCAAGTGAGAAAAATGGAAAGATAGTAATTTTTCTAGATACATACGAAGCGTTAAATTCAAGCAACAAAGGTGAAAAATCTTACTTTCAAATAGATGAATGGATAAGAGATGTATTAATTCCAAACTTACCAGGAGGTTTGTTTGTTATTTTGGGTAGAGAGAAATTAAAATGGCAAGATATAAATAGTCAGTGGGCTGAATGTATTGAACAACATTTAGTTGGAACTTTGGCAGACGTTGATTCAAGATCTTTTTTAGTATACTCAGGTATAAAAGAAAATGAGATTATCAATTCCATTATTGAGATCTCAGAAGGACATCCATATTTTCTAGATTTGTGTGTTGACACTTATGAAGCGATAAAGAAGGGAAAAAAACCAACGAAAGAAGATTTTCTTAACAATAATAAAATACAACTATTCGAAAAATTTATGCAGTATCTACAATATCATGAACGAGAGACGTTAAAAGTTCTTTCTGTTCCAAGGTTTTGGAATAGTGAAATATTTGAGTTGTTAATAAAGGAGTATAATACTGGATATCCTATAATGGGATTGGATGAATTTTGTAACTTTTCATTTATAAGTGAAAGGGCATTGAAGGATACATGGGAAATGCATTCTTTGATGCGAAAAAGTCTTAATGAATATCAAAAAAACGAACAATTAATAGAAGTACATAAAGTTATGTTTAAGTATTATTCAAAAAAATTAAAGAATGTTGCTGACAAGACCCAAGAGATATATCTTAATGAAGCATATTATCATGGAAGTAAGTTCTTGAAAAAAGACGAATTTGGGGAATGGTTTCTTGATAAATCGGACTATTTTTTTAAAATGGGAAATATATTGTTTTTAAAGCATTTATATGAAAAGTTTTTTCAAGAAGTTAAAGATGAAACTAATATACATAATTTTTCATTTTTGCTTGCACAATCTTCTTATAGATTGGGAAAGATATATATTAGTTTAGGTAGCTATTTAAAAGCTGAAGAAATTCTTAAATATGCTGAAATACATGTGGATAAAGCTGAAAATTTGAGTATAATTGGTTTATTAGCAGTTCTTTATAAGGATACTTATAAAGACAAAGAGTCAGAAAAATATTTTCAGAAATATATAAGTAATTATAACGAGCTTAGGAGAGAGAATCTTGATATATATAATTCAATAGCAAAGATTAAAATATTAATTAATTATGGAAAGTTAAAAGTATATTTATCAGAATATGAAGATGCATTAGATATTTACAATAAGGTTGTCTTAGAAATTGAAGATTTACTGAAGGAAAAATATCATATATACACATTACTAAGCTATAAAGCAGATGCTCTTGAAAAGTTAGGTGAAGTGAATGAAAGGATGCGGAATTACTCAATATCTGGGAAATTATACAAGAAAGCAATTAAAATTTATGATTATATAATTAATGAACATGAATTACACCAGGAAGAAGGTTGGGATTTAATTTATTTATTAAATAATAAGGGAATGGTATATAAGCGTCTTGCTGAATATTATGTTGAAATAGGTAAAAGTGAGAACGCCAAGCATAGTTATCGAAGAGCGTTAGAGAGTTATGAGTACTCCAAAGAAAAATCCTGTGAAAATATTGATACATATAAGAAAATTGGGTTTGCTGCAAGAGGTTTATTAAGGCAATTAGTAAATGATGGTTCAGAAAAAAAACAAATAGAAAAGACCTTTTATAAGTGTGAAGAAGGTTTTATGAAGGCTTTAGAATTATCGCCTAAAGACGTATCAGCTATTCATTCAATGGGTGGAGCGTATATGATTTTAGGAAAATCATATGAGAAGGAAATGAATTATTTTAAATCACTTGAACTATATGATAAAGCTCTAAGATATTCATCAGAGGCTATAGGTATACAACCTGACTATTTGTATGCTTACGATGGAAAAGCAGAAATACTTATACACAAAGCAGAGATTTATTCAAAAATGAATGATGTAGAAAAAGCTTTAAGTCTATATAAAGAAGGGTTAATAGTGCTTGAAGAAATTTTAAAAAAGACACCTAAGGCATGTTATGCGTTAGAGAAAAAAGAACTTATTAAAAGAATGATATGCGAATTAAAGAGTAGTAATAAATTTGATAAAGTAAATACATAA
- a CDS encoding calcium-translocating P-type ATPase, PMCA-type, producing the protein MKYFNESKENVLKDLSVNEETGLTTNSVEERKLKYGLNEFSRAQEGSLLDDIKEALTEPMMIILMAAALISALIGEVADAIGIVCAVALGIAIGIVTEGKSKKAAEALSKLTENVEVKVLRDGKVTKTQKSDLVPGDIVYIETGDLVPSDGRLIDSLELKLREDMLTGESEDVSKDAEIIVGFEEIESKGQKVIQDPIPAKQKNMVFGGTLVAYGRGTMVVTSTGDSTEMGKIAQNLGENDVETPLQVKLGNLGKMIAKAASAIAALLFIFIVAKMVLQNTLSVDTSGIVPFLDSINPAKTALVVCIALIVAAVPEGLPTMVNMTLAITMQKMAKINALVTKKEACETIGSISVICSDKTGTLTQNRMTVETVYVDGKFTEGSGAESKGFFLDNCMLNSTADIAFENNEYKYLGSATECALLLKHKDIDYVTYRKDNKVVSQVPFSSKEKRMSTIIEKEGQQVLLSKGAPEVLLELCKLIQVGNEIVELTEERKNAILEEIKGLQVKAMRTLGFAYKKLSRAYEEAAFTSELEGHNYLSSDGLIFTGFVGIRDPLRVDVKEAVEVARNAGVTTKMLTGDNINTAIAIGTDLGLLQGGMKAVEATYIDTLTDEELKNEIMNIAIVARSKPDTKMRIVNALQELGEVVGVTGDGINDAPALNKADVGIAMGIAGTEVSKSAADIILTDDSFSTIVRGIQWGRGIYENFQRFIQFQLTVNIVAFMIAIISQLLGKEMPFTTIQLLWVNIIMDGPPALALGLEPVRRAVLNRKPVNRNASIITKKMITSIILNASYITLLLMVQMIFNPLGVEIVEHTGTGFVPNEMETSLFGIFAFSALFNAFNSREFGLDSIFPNFTKNKMALKVIGITAVAQIFFTEILKDFFNAVSLSPIIWAKILLLASTVVIVNELVKFVLRAVYKDNSTSATLAK; encoded by the coding sequence ATGAAATATTTTAATGAGTCTAAAGAAAATGTTCTTAAAGATTTGTCTGTTAATGAAGAGACTGGTTTAACTACAAATTCTGTAGAAGAGAGAAAATTGAAATATGGCTTAAATGAATTTAGCCGTGCTCAAGAGGGAAGCTTGCTTGATGATATTAAAGAAGCTTTAACAGAGCCAATGATGATTATACTTATGGCTGCTGCACTTATAAGTGCATTAATAGGTGAAGTTGCTGATGCAATAGGAATAGTTTGTGCTGTTGCTTTAGGAATAGCAATTGGTATTGTTACAGAAGGAAAATCTAAAAAAGCAGCTGAAGCTTTATCAAAACTTACAGAAAATGTAGAAGTTAAAGTATTAAGAGATGGCAAGGTAACAAAAACTCAAAAATCAGACCTTGTCCCAGGAGATATAGTCTATATTGAGACTGGTGATTTAGTACCTTCAGATGGAAGATTAATAGATTCTCTAGAACTTAAGTTAAGAGAAGATATGCTTACTGGTGAGTCTGAGGATGTATCAAAGGATGCTGAAATTATAGTAGGTTTTGAAGAAATTGAAAGCAAGGGTCAAAAGGTTATACAAGATCCAATTCCAGCAAAGCAAAAAAATATGGTATTCGGTGGAACCTTAGTTGCTTATGGAAGAGGAACTATGGTAGTTACATCTACTGGTGATTCTACTGAAATGGGCAAGATTGCACAAAATCTTGGAGAAAATGATGTTGAGACGCCACTTCAAGTGAAACTTGGAAATTTAGGTAAAATGATAGCAAAGGCAGCAAGTGCTATTGCGGCATTATTATTTATTTTTATCGTAGCAAAAATGGTATTACAAAATACTTTAAGCGTAGATACTTCAGGAATCGTACCTTTCTTAGATTCTATAAATCCAGCTAAAACAGCACTTGTTGTATGTATTGCTTTAATTGTTGCTGCAGTTCCAGAAGGATTACCAACTATGGTAAACATGACTCTTGCCATAACAATGCAAAAAATGGCTAAGATTAATGCATTAGTTACTAAAAAAGAAGCATGTGAAACAATTGGTTCTATATCAGTAATATGTTCAGATAAAACAGGTACTCTTACTCAAAATAGAATGACTGTAGAAACAGTATATGTTGATGGTAAGTTTACTGAAGGTAGTGGAGCAGAAAGCAAGGGCTTCTTCTTAGATAACTGCATGCTAAACTCTACTGCTGATATAGCTTTTGAAAACAATGAGTACAAATATTTAGGTTCTGCTACAGAATGTGCATTACTTTTAAAACATAAAGATATAGATTACGTAACATATAGAAAAGATAATAAAGTAGTTTCTCAAGTTCCTTTCAGTTCAAAGGAAAAAAGAATGTCAACTATTATTGAAAAAGAAGGACAACAAGTTTTATTGTCAAAGGGAGCTCCAGAAGTTCTTCTTGAACTTTGTAAGTTAATTCAAGTAGGTAATGAAATTGTAGAATTAACAGAAGAAAGAAAGAACGCTATATTAGAAGAAATAAAAGGCCTACAAGTTAAGGCTATGAGAACTCTGGGTTTTGCTTACAAGAAATTATCAAGGGCTTATGAAGAAGCTGCTTTCACATCAGAACTTGAAGGTCACAATTACTTATCAAGTGACGGCCTTATATTTACTGGCTTTGTTGGAATTAGAGATCCGTTAAGAGTCGATGTTAAGGAAGCTGTAGAGGTTGCAAGAAATGCTGGAGTAACTACTAAAATGCTTACAGGAGACAATATAAACACTGCTATAGCTATCGGTACAGATCTTGGTTTATTACAAGGTGGTATGAAAGCTGTAGAAGCTACTTATATAGATACTCTAACGGATGAAGAATTAAAGAACGAAATAATGAACATTGCTATAGTTGCAAGATCAAAGCCAGACACTAAGATGAGAATTGTTAATGCCCTTCAAGAACTTGGTGAAGTAGTAGGTGTTACTGGTGATGGTATAAATGATGCACCTGCTTTAAACAAAGCTGATGTTGGTATAGCAATGGGTATTGCAGGAACTGAAGTATCAAAGAGTGCTGCAGATATCATTCTTACAGATGATAGCTTTAGTACAATAGTAAGAGGAATACAATGGGGAAGAGGAATTTACGAAAACTTCCAAAGATTTATACAGTTCCAGCTTACTGTTAACATTGTTGCTTTTATGATAGCAATAATATCACAACTATTAGGAAAAGAAATGCCATTTACAACAATACAATTATTATGGGTTAACATAATAATGGACGGGCCTCCAGCACTGGCGTTAGGACTTGAGCCAGTAAGACGTGCTGTATTAAACAGAAAGCCAGTTAATAGAAATGCAAGTATAATAACAAAGAAAATGATCACCAGTATTATATTAAATGCTTCTTACATTACGCTTCTACTAATGGTTCAAATGATATTTAATCCACTAGGAGTTGAAATTGTGGAGCATACTGGTACAGGCTTTGTTCCAAATGAAATGGAAACTTCATTATTTGGTATTTTTGCTTTCAGTGCTTTATTTAACGCATTCAACAGCAGAGAATTTGGATTAGATAGTATATTCCCTAACTTTACCAAAAATAAAATGGCTTTAAAGGTTATAGGAATAACTGCAGTTGCACAGATTTTCTTTACTGAGATATTAAAGGACTTCTTTAATGCTGTTTCTTTAAGTCCTATCATTTGGGCTAAGATATTGCTTTTAGCATCAACGGTTGTAATTGTAAATGAATTAGTTAAATTTGTTTTAAGAGCTGTATATAAGGATAATAGTACAAGTGCTACTTTAGCTAAATAA
- a CDS encoding dihydrofolate reductase, which translates to MLSIIVAKSQNHVIGKDNELIWRISEDLKRFKKLTMGNTIIMGRKTFESLPGILEGRHHIVITRNKDYKVDNENVTVLYDINQVKNCIKEDQENFIIGGEQIYKELLPSTDKIYLTEVDREADGDAYFPILDEKAWIVKNQSEVFCDEKNDLQFKYVDLVRAK; encoded by the coding sequence ATGTTAAGTATAATTGTAGCTAAAAGTCAAAATCATGTTATCGGTAAGGATAATGAGCTAATTTGGAGAATATCCGAAGATTTAAAAAGATTCAAGAAACTAACAATGGGAAACACTATTATAATGGGAAGAAAAACCTTTGAATCACTCCCAGGCATTCTAGAAGGAAGACATCATATAGTAATCACTAGAAATAAGGATTATAAAGTAGATAATGAAAATGTTACGGTTCTTTATGATATAAATCAGGTAAAAAACTGTATTAAAGAAGATCAGGAAAATTTTATAATAGGTGGAGAGCAAATTTATAAAGAGTTGCTTCCAAGTACTGATAAGATATATCTTACAGAGGTGGATAGAGAGGCTGACGGAGATGCTTATTTCCCTATATTAGACGAGAAAGCTTGGATAGTTAAAAATCAATCGGAAGTTTTTTGCGATGAAAAAAATGATCTACAATTTAAGTATGTAGACTTGGTAAGAGCAAAATGA
- a CDS encoding thymidylate synthase: MSSADKQYLDIVQDILDNGYYDQNRTGVATYKLPHKVFQFNLEKEFPILTTKFVAFKTAVKELLWIYKDQSNDVRKLQEQNVSIWDEWMLEDGTIGKAYGYQVAKYKQIDKLIEALKDNPQDRRMMINLWNIDDLKDMALQPCCFLTLWDVTDGRLNCMLVQRSGDIPLGVPFNMAQYAVLVHLIAQVTGLKPGLFTHVINNAHIYENQVEGMKLQLTRREEAYDAPKIWINPEIKNFYDFKPEDIKLEGYQHHPVIKMEVSV; this comes from the coding sequence ATGTCATCAGCAGATAAGCAATACTTGGATATTGTTCAGGATATATTAGATAATGGGTATTATGATCAAAATCGTACAGGAGTTGCAACTTATAAGCTACCACATAAGGTGTTTCAATTTAATCTAGAAAAAGAATTTCCTATACTTACAACAAAATTCGTTGCATTTAAAACTGCTGTAAAAGAACTTTTATGGATTTATAAAGATCAATCAAATGATGTAAGAAAGCTTCAAGAACAAAATGTTAGTATATGGGATGAATGGATGCTTGAGGATGGGACTATAGGAAAAGCATACGGCTATCAAGTGGCAAAGTATAAACAAATAGATAAACTTATAGAAGCTCTAAAGGATAATCCACAAGACAGAAGAATGATGATAAATCTATGGAATATAGATGACCTTAAAGATATGGCATTACAACCTTGTTGCTTTTTGACCTTATGGGATGTTACTGATGGAAGACTTAATTGCATGCTAGTTCAACGTTCAGGAGATATTCCTCTAGGTGTACCTTTTAATATGGCTCAATATGCAGTATTAGTACATTTAATTGCACAGGTTACAGGGCTTAAACCTGGACTATTTACACATGTTATTAATAATGCACATATATATGAAAATCAAGTTGAAGGAATGAAGCTTCAACTTACGAGACGTGAGGAAGCGTATGATGCTCCAAAGATTTGGATTAATCCAGAAATAAAAAATTTCTATGATTTTAAGCCAGAAGATATAAAATTAGAAGGGTATCAGCATCATCCTGTTATAAAGATGGAGGTATCTGTTTAA
- a CDS encoding CD225/dispanin family protein, giving the protein MYCKNCGQQNNEEARFCKGCGSNLGDNEVVNIQNNNQQGSGFQQGNVNPRWNNNGIEVKNNLVLAILSTVFCCNLVGIVAIVYSAQVDSLVRNGNYEKAERYSKNAKIWSFVSIGLGVLFAIIVFIYTIALIMIDLNDYGYMR; this is encoded by the coding sequence TTGTATTGTAAAAATTGTGGTCAACAAAATAATGAAGAAGCTAGATTTTGCAAAGGTTGTGGGAGTAACTTAGGGGATAATGAAGTAGTTAATATACAAAATAATAATCAACAAGGAAGTGGTTTTCAACAAGGTAATGTAAATCCGAGATGGAATAATAACGGAATTGAAGTTAAAAATAATTTGGTGCTTGCAATACTTTCTACAGTGTTTTGTTGCAATCTTGTTGGTATCGTAGCTATAGTTTATTCAGCACAAGTAGATTCCTTGGTTAGAAACGGTAATTATGAGAAGGCTGAAAGGTATTCAAAAAATGCTAAGATTTGGTCTTTTGTTTCTATAGGACTTGGAGTTCTATTTGCTATAATAGTCTTTATATATACGATAGCATTAATTATGATAGATTTAAATGATTATGGATATATGAGATAA
- a CDS encoding DUF2752 domain-containing protein: MLYKFNPSKVNIFPPCLFKKITGFYCPGCGSTRAIHALLNLNIWQAFRYNMLMVTLLPYMVYEMTAIILKILFNKEIPRIPMNGKVIYALLITIILYWLFRNINLYPFKILAPTEIIV, from the coding sequence TTGCTATATAAATTTAATCCTTCAAAGGTTAATATTTTTCCACCATGTCTTTTTAAAAAGATAACAGGATTTTATTGCCCAGGATGCGGAAGTACAAGAGCAATTCATGCTTTGCTTAATCTTAATATTTGGCAAGCTTTTAGATATAACATGCTTATGGTTACTTTATTACCTTATATGGTATATGAAATGACTGCCATTATTTTAAAGATTTTATTTAATAAAGAGATACCTAGAATTCCTATGAATGGAAAAGTTATTTATGCGTTGCTTATAACAATCATTTTATATTGGCTTTTTAGAAATATAAATCTTTATCCATTTAAAATTCTAGCGCCAACTGAAATAATTGTTTAA
- a CDS encoding CD225/dispanin family protein — protein sequence MFCRLCGKEAAEDARYCEKCGAKLPEREESQITSEKNVEMNSSQLDSIKENSSLNVYDEDTKENEKNDMIPEEKRDIDETLDNQGHTEKKENYNEANMPKNYNNDRKPSESVPDYLVWAIMSIFCCCIPFTIIAIVYSAKVNNALSKGDIEEAKINSEKAKNWTLAAFICGIIYILIVLIFIMLNT from the coding sequence ATGTTTTGTAGGTTATGTGGAAAAGAAGCTGCTGAAGATGCAAGGTATTGTGAAAAATGTGGTGCCAAGCTTCCAGAGCGAGAAGAAAGCCAAATTACATCTGAAAAAAATGTGGAAATGAATAGCTCACAACTTGACTCTATAAAAGAAAATTCAAGTTTAAATGTTTATGACGAAGACACAAAAGAAAATGAAAAAAACGATATGATACCGGAAGAAAAGAGAGATATCGATGAAACTTTAGATAACCAAGGGCATACTGAGAAAAAAGAAAATTATAATGAAGCTAATATGCCTAAAAACTATAATAATGACAGAAAGCCATCAGAGTCTGTGCCAGATTATCTTGTTTGGGCAATTATGTCTATTTTCTGCTGTTGCATACCATTTACTATAATAGCTATTGTCTATTCAGCTAAGGTTAATAATGCCTTAAGCAAAGGGGATATAGAAGAAGCTAAAATTAATTCGGAGAAAGCAAAAAATTGGACATTAGCTGCATTTATATGCGGAATTATTTACATACTAATCGTTCTAATTTTCATTATGCTTAATACATAA